A genome region from Cucumis sativus cultivar 9930 chromosome 4, Cucumber_9930_V3, whole genome shotgun sequence includes the following:
- the LOC101205862 gene encoding LOW QUALITY PROTEIN: zinc finger protein 3-like (The sequence of the model RefSeq protein was modified relative to this genomic sequence to represent the inferred CDS: deleted 2 bases in 1 codon) — translation MDFPIPEPSPSETSTIISASESSPPCPKGDRTTDQINPNSHMGLDLTLSNNDSDHGSNPELNLIDCFDANLATEPTDTETEPRVFSCNYCQRKFYSSQALGGHQNAHKRERTLAKRTQRVGSGSNFGLAHRYSSLASLPLHGSFNRSLGIQAHSMVHKPSLHVSPIGSSGIYGHSGWSRQPLDQHPAIGRLMQGNSHVGSHRGISSTTGAARFEGVKRFSPVAVTEAPPPLGGFWWTAVGVGGGGFSHMKMKPKQDELLKLDLSLKL, via the exons atgGATTTTCCCATACCAGAACCATCTCCTTCTGAAACTTCAACAATCATCTCTGCTTCAGAGTCTTCTCCACCATGTCCAAAGGGAGATCGAACAACAGACCAAATCAACCCCAATTCTCACATGGGTTTGGATCTCACCCTTTCTAATAATGATTCTGATCATGGGTCGAATCCAGAACTCAATTTAATCGACTGTTTCGATGCGAATTTAGCAACAGAACCTACAGATACAGAGACAGAGCCAAGGGTTTTCTCTTGCAATTATTGCCAAAGGAAATTCTACAGTTCTCAAGCTCTTGGGGGACACCAAAATGCTCATAAACGAGAGAGGACTTTAGCTAAGAGAACTCAAAGAGTTGGGTCTGGCTCTAATTTTGGGCTTGCTCATAGGTATTCGAGTTTGgcttctcttcctcttcatgGGTCGTTTAATAGGTCGCTTGGAATTCAAGCTCATTCCATGGTTCATAAGCCTTCTCTTCATGTTTCTCCAATTGGGTCATCTGGAATTTACGGTCACAGTGGATGGTCAAGGCAGCCGCTCGATCAACATCCGGCGATTGGTCGGCTGATGCAAGGGAATTCACACGTTGGAAGTCATAGAGGCATTTCCTCGACCACAGGAGCTGCAAGATTTGAGGGTGTGAAGAGATTCTCTCCGGTGGCAGTCACGGAGGCGCCACCGCCGCTGGGAGGATTCTGGTGGACGGCGGTGGGGGTGGGG GGGGGTGGTTTTAGTCATATGAAGATGAAGCCTAAACAAGATGAGTTGTTGAAGCTTGACTTATCTCTTAAGCTCTAA
- the LOC101207869 gene encoding uncharacterized protein LOC101207869 → MFRARASWSSFSKRLKPLETRSFCSKSHIQTNKSSNNGKINGDNKVEPDLSSYNEAYKQLDNLDLMTASKILFTQPSKKKKFGLDFHLVQLFFVCMPSLAVYLVAQYARYEMRKMEADLELKKKKEEEEKAKQIELEETEKIHEMNPELQEVKTRLDKLENTIKEIAVESRKQSGTGNITKNSEKGEDAVKTKHGVNIDSTKSMDDHLGGQKIVPAPVLPKGRVSESTTRDDSKHRNHGGGSSPDAER, encoded by the exons ATGTTTCGCGCCAGAGCCAGTTGGAGTTCATTTTCAAAGCGATTGAAGCCATTGGAAACCAGATCATTTTGCTCCAAATCCCACATTCAAACCAACAAGAGCAGCAACAACGGCAAGATCAATGGCGACAACAAGGTTGAACCGGATCTGAGCAGCTACAACGAGGCGTACAAGCAGCTGGATAACTTGGACCTCATGACCGCCTCCAAGATCCTCTTCACTCAACCttccaagaaaaagaaatttgg GCTTGATTTCCATCTTGTGCAACTCTTCTTTGTTTGTATGCCGTCTTTGG CTGTGTATCTGGTGGCCCAGTACGCTCGTTACGAAATGAGAAAGATGGAAGCG GACCTGGagctgaaaaagaagaaagaagaagaagagaaagcaaAACAAATAGAGTTGGAAGAGACTGAAAAAATTCATGAAATGAACCCAGAGCTTCAGGAGGTAAAAACAAGACTCGATAAACTTGAGAATACTATAAAGGAAATTGCTGTTGAATCCAGAAAACAATCAGGGACTGGTAATATAACAAAGAACTCTGAAAAGGGTGAAGATGCTGTTAAAACCAAACATGGGGTAAATATTGATTCAACCAAGTCTATGGATGATCATCTTGGTGGACAAAAAATAGTACCGGCTCCAGTTTTGCCCAAAGGTCGTGTTAGTGAGTCTACAACACGAGATGATAGTAAGCATCGTAACCACGGTGGAGGATCCTCTCCAGATGCTGAGAGATGA